In the genome of Gammaproteobacteria bacterium, the window CGAATAACAGTCGTCCTGCATGGTCTCGGCCCAGTAGTCCATGAGGTGCTGATAGACATCGTAGTGGGCGATCAGCGGCTTGCCGGTATAGCTCGCGAGCAGATCTTCCGACAGGTCGAAGATGACCTGTTTTGGATTGCAGCCGGCATCGATAGCCTTGAGTGTTGCGGCACTCTTGTCCCGCCAGGCGTCGAATTGAACCTGCATGTCGGCGATGAAGGCGGCGAATTCCGGATGACCGTAGATGGTGGACTTTAAGTCCGCCTTGTTGACGGCGAGGTCGAGGTAGCCGGGGCGGTTTGCCGTAAATAGCGTGTTGCGGAGTTGTGGGCAGACGGCCCAGTAGCTCGCCAGCGCATCGACATCGGCCTCGGGGATGCCGCCCCGCAGGTGGCCCTCGATGTCCTGCATGTCTTCTGGTGTCTGGCTGACGATGTAGCGCGGCAGATTTAAATTGAAGTCGTTCTTCTCGATTTCCTCGACACTCACCATGCGCGCGTACCGGGGAACCTCCAGCCGCTTGTTGAAGACGTCCACGATCTTGTGGATGTCCTGCGAACGCAGGCGGTTCTTGGGACCGTCCTTCATGAAGCCCCGGCTGGCGTCGATCATGAAGATGCCCTTGCGCGCGTGCGCGTCCTGCTTGTCGACCACGACGATGCAGGCCGGAATGCCAGTTCCGTAAAAGAGGTTCGGGGGCAGGCCGATGATGCCCTTGAGGTAACCCTTGCGCACCAGCGCGCGGCGGATGTCGGCCTCGGCGTTGCCGCGGAACAGTACGCCGTGCGGCAGGATGCAGGCGCCTTTGCCAGTGCTCCTGAGCGTGCGGACGATATGCAGCAGATAAGCGTAGTCGCCCTGCTTGTTGGGAGGCACGCCAAAGGCTTTGAAACGCTCGTAAGGATCGTTCAGCGGATCGAGTCCGGTGCTCCAGCGCTTGTCGCTGAACGGCGGATTGGCGACCACGTAATCGAAGGTTTTGAGGGACGCGTTTCCACCCTGGCCATCCCTGTACTTAGGATCGGTCAGCGTGTTTCCCTGCACGATCAGCGCGGTCGGGTTGTTATGTAGAATCATGTTCATGCGGGCAAGAGCGCTGGTGGCGGCGTCTTTCTCCTGCCCATACAGCGTGACCGCGGTGCCGGCCTCGTCGCCTACTTTGAGCAGAAGTGAACCGGGACCCGCAGGTCGGGTCGAATACCGTCGTGGCGGCGCTGGTGCGTGCATTGCGAATACCGAGTATCTGCGCCATGACGCGGCTGACCTCGGCAGGCGTGTAGAACTGGCCTTTGCTCTTGCCGCTCTCGGTAGCGAAATGCCGCATGAGGTATTCATAGGCGTCGCCGAGAATGTCGTCGCCATCGGCGCGGTTCTTCGAAAAATCGAGCGCCTTGTTCTCGAAGATGGCGATGAGGTTGGTGAGCCGGTCCACCATCTCCTTGCCACTACCGAGCTTGTTGGCGTCGTTGAAGTCCGGCAGGTCGGAGAGCTTATTGGCTTTGGCCAGCGACGCGATGATCTTCTTGTTGATCTGGTCGCCGATGTCGCTCGTGCCCTTGAGCGCAACCATATCCCTGAAGCTCGCACCCTGCGGGACGGTAATCGGCGCAAAGGGACGGCCTTCGTATTTGTCGCTGACGTACTTGATAAACAGCAGGACCAGCACGTAGTCCTTGTACTGGCTGGCGTCCATACCGCCGCGGAGTTCGTCGCAACTGCTCCACAGCGAGCTATAGAGTTCGGATTTTTTGAGCGCCATGGGGCTTCTTGGTTTAACAAAGGCTTATAAAGTCGCACAAAAATTGCTTTGCTATAGCGACTGAATTATTTTTGAAAGCTCGTCGGGCAAGTAGATTTGGAGTTGAGGGTGTTTGAAATCATCTGCGTTCCTCGTGACAACGCCTTGCGCGCCCACGTGACGAGCAGCTTCGTGTAAAACCGCATCTTCGAAGTCTGTAAAGCGCGAACCCAACGCAGTTTCAAGCACTATCCTGTTTACCGGTGCCACCTCGAACAAGCTCAACAATTTCCCTATTGCGTGCCTTCCCTCTTTCGCACCCACCGCTTTGGTCGCCAAGTAGTGAACCGTGGTTATGGTCGTTGCACAAAGATAACCCGCTAACTCGTCCCGCTCCACGCTTGCGAACAATGCCGTGGCCACTTCCGAGAACGGTGCTCGATCCAACAGGACATCCAGCACCACGTTTGTGTCAAACAGGATCTTCACAGATGCTTTTCGACGAGGTATCGGTGATAGTCGTCTTCGGCCACATTCTGTCCTCGAAGCGCGCCCCGAAGTGAATGGCTTATCGGGCTTGAAGCGCTCGGCGACTGCTCGCTGTCTTTTGACGTAAGCAAGGAAAGATAGTCAGCGACGATCTGCGAGACGGATTTACCTCGGCGTCTGGCGTGATGTTTGGTCTTCTCGATTAATCCTTCCTCAAGTCGCAGCGTGAGTTTTACTCTCATGGCAATCCTCTTGACGTACAATTTTTCATAAATTATACGTCACCTGCCAATACACGCAACGGCGCCTGGATGGCCAGGCGCCGACGTAGGAGTCCACAAACCGCAGCCCGGGCATACCCTCTGTCTGTATGGCGGGCGGAACTCTGGTCGAGTTACGCAGATCAGTGAATTAGGTGGCTGAGATGATATCGGGGCTCAGGCATGCAACTGCTCCTGACGGGTGGAAGCCGCCCGTATGATATTACGATATAACCGCTGCAGGCCGGATGACGGCGTGTTCGGGTCCCAATCGCCGAGCGGACCGCTGGCGGTGGTTACGATCAGTCCCTGCGTCGAACGAGTATCCGCAATCATAACGACGCGATCAAAGTTATCGGCCAGGACGATGCTTTCGGGGTGCGCGGTCTGAATGTGTCCGCAGGCCCACCATCCGCTGATGCCGTGGGACTCGAAGGTCAATTGCTCCAGCTCAACGCCTTCCATGAGACCGAGCGGATCGTCGAGCACTCGGTAACGCACCTCGCGCAGCGGTTTGCTGTTGTCGTGTATCCACACGTTGCCCGGAATCCAGGGCGTGAAGAAGCCGCAGAAACAGGCCAAGGTTCCGCCTCGCGCGAGGAACGCCGCGATGTGGTCTCGAACCTCAAACAGCGCCACGTGATCCGCGCCGTTGGGCACGACCACCAGATCGTCGCCGGAGAAATCCGGAGACCACGCATCGCTCACCCTTTCAATGCGATAACGCACCTGCTCGCTGTCGCGAAAGTAACCGGTCACGCCGACGACTCCGTTATCGATCAATGCCGCTTTCAACATCCAGTCGCCTCCCGTTACGGCGTGGGCTTGGCGCCTGATCCGATGGCTTCGACCCTCAGCGCTTCCCAGAATCTTAACTCCCGCTGCACTCCGCTGTCCGGATCGGCGCAAAACGCGGCGCGATCGATATAATTGCGCAGGCGTCCATCGGCGATCAGACCGAATTGGTCGCCGACTCTCAGCGCCTCTTTCAGATCATGCGTGACGAAGACCGACGTGATCCGATGTTGGCTCGCTACCCGCCCGAACAATTCCTGCATCGCTGCGCGCGTCTCCGGGTCTAGACTGCCGAAGGGCTCGTCCAGCAACAGCAATGCCGGTTGCACCACCAGCGCCCGGCCGAAGGCGACTCGCTGGCGTTGTCCTCCGGACAGGCTCTCCGGTTTGCGCGCGTCTAGACCCTGCAGCTCGATCTCGCCTAAAACCTGCTCCACTTGCTCGCGCACTTGCGTCTTCGGCAGGCGTCGCAGCCTCAATCCAAATGCAATGTTTTCGAACACGTTGAGATGAGGAAACAATAACGGTTCCTGATACAGGTACAGCGCCTGCCGCTGGCGGGCAGGCAAACTGGTGACATCGCGATCATCGATGAAAATCCGCCCCTGATGATCGCGGTCGAGTCCCGCGAGGATTCGGAGCAAAGTCGTTTTGCCGGATCCGGACGCGCCGATAACGGCCAGCGTCTGGCCGCGCGCGACTTCGAAACTGACTTTGTCAAACAAGGGCCGCGCGCCGAAACGTTTGCGTATGGCCTGGACCTTTAGCCAAGCGTCAAGTGTTTGCGCACCGTTCATACGCGGCTGCTTGCCGCGGTGAGAGGCCATGCCAGCAGCCGGCGGTTCAGCAGGACGGCGGCAAGCGGTAGCCCGACCAGCAATACACCACAGGCGGCGGCCAGCCTGAAATCACCCGAGCCGAAGTAGTCGAAGACCAGCAACGGCAAGGTTTGCACGCGGCCCGCGCCGATGAGCCGGGCAAGCGCGAAATCGAACCACGAAATCAGAAAGGTCTGAAACAGGCTGACCCCGAGCAGACCAGCCGCCAGCGGGAGCCGCACCCGCCACCAGATCTGGAATCGATCGGCACCGATAGACTCCGCCAGTTCGGATAAGGCCGCGATTCTCGTGTTCCAGAAGCCGCTTAACAGGAGCACCGCGTAGGCATAGGCGAACAAAAACTGCGCGAGGATAACGCCCCACAAGCTTGCTGCTAATTGCAGCCGGATGAAGCCGTAATTCAAGGTCACGCCGAGCACGACCGGCGAGATCGCGAAAGGCAAGAGCGCCAGCATCAAGAGCACGCCGCGTCGCCGATGACCGGCGATCCGCTGGCTCGTCAGGAAGCCCGCCGTGGTAGCGCCGACTGCAACGATCACGGCAATCAACAGCGACGACACCAACGCGTCCAAGAGACCTCGGTCGCCTGATAGCATGACCCGCCATTGACTCCATTGCAGCGCGTCGGGCCAGAGTCCTGGATAACTCCAGTGTCGCGTAACCGATAGCAAGAGCAGCAGCACCAGCGGCACAGCAATGAGAACGCACAGCAGCGATGTGGATCCGGCTCGGATCACCGCGGCGTTTGCGCCGGCCGCGGACGCCACCGCAACGCCACTGACCATGCCGCCAGCACCAGCAGAAGATAAAGTGTGGCCATTGCGTAGGCCTGCGGCCTGGCGGTGAGATCGTAGCTCGCGAATCGGGAGTAGATCTCCACCGAGATCATGGTCGGATAACGCGCGCCGATCAGGAGCGGCACCTCGAACGCGCCCATCAGCACCACCCCGTACACCGCGCACACCGGTAGCGCTCGGACGAGCAGCAAAGGCAAGACCACGCGGGAGAGCGCCTGCATTCGCGTGGCGCCTAGGGTATAAGCTAATTGCCGTAGTTCGGCCACCCGCTCGTTCTCGAACAGGCGATCGAACAGGATCACGAAGAACGGTGTGATCATCGCGAAGTGCGTGAGTATGATACCAACGCCGAGGCGATCGAAGACCAGCGCCGGAAACTCCGCCGGACTGCGAATCCAGCCTACGGCGTGAGCCATGCGGGACAGCAGGCCAGCATCGCCGAGGATTTGATAGCTCAGCAGGGCGGCGACGATGCCGGGCACCGCCAGCGGCGCATACACCAGCACCGCGAACGGACCGCGGCGCACTCGCATATCGACAATTAACACTGTGGCAAGAGCCGCAACCGTCGCCAGACCCAAGGTCACGAGGGTCAGCGCCAGGCTAAATCCAAGCGCGCTCCAGACGCCGCTTTCGAACAACACATAACGCCAGTGCGCCGTGGTCCAGCTCTCGCTCAGCAAACCTAACACGCCAACGCTGTAAAGCCCGGCGAACGCGAGCGCCAGTATCACTGCTCCCGCGGTAAGCATTACAAATCCGACGATCCACGGGTCCACCAGTAACGCTCGGCTGTTGACGCCCGCCCACCTCGTGCGCTTATTGACGAACAATCTCGTTTCGAAAGTCTTCATCCAGACGAATCATGTATTGGGGCGCCGGCTCGGGCCGCGCGAATAGCTGTAAAGCGTCGCGTTCCGGCGCCCGGGATCGTCCGGGCACGTTGCGAAACCGGCTCCGCCAGGGTGCGGGCAAACGCTCCATCGCCAGCACGGTGCCATCGCCCCACACCTCCGGTTTGAGCTTTTCGAGCTGCGCTTCGGGCGAGATCAAAAAATTCGCCACCACCATCGCGGCGGGCTTATGGGCTGAGCGCGCGACGATGCCGAGGTAGTGCGTGTTTTGCAAGGTGCCGGTCTTCAGCGCGTAGGCTCTTGCCGTCTTGGGGAACAGGCCGACGGCTACCTTGTTGTCCACCTCGCCGTCGTTGAAGCTCATGGTGAAGTCGACCTCGCCGTTGGCGAAGAGTTGATGCAATTGCGACACGTCCTTGGGAAAGGTGCGCCCTTCACGCCAGAGGTCCGCGCGCACGCCGCGCACCCACTCGAACACTCGATTTTTAAGTTTGTTATAGACGTTGCGATCGAAGGACCCTTGCAGTTCTTGCGGCGAATCGGCGAACGCGTACATCAGCGACTTGAGAAAACTTAAGCCCGTGAACTCGCTGTCGATGGTGAAACGGCCGGGATGCGCATGAATCCACTCCGCCAGCGCGCGCGGGGTACGCGGCAGGTGGGCGACCCGCTCGGTGTCCGTGATCAGCAGCAATTGTACGTTCCCCCACGGGCTTTCATAGCCGTTGACCCGCTGCTGGAAGTCTATCGCGATCATCGGATTGTCCCAGTCCACAAAGAGATCATTGGGCAACTTTGATGTGAACGGGCCGTACAGAGCGTCGATCTGCCGCAGCTGGTAGAACACCTGACCGTTGATCCACACCATGTCCATGCTGCTGACCGTTTGGCCGGCTTCGATCTCCGTCATGAGCATGCTGGGGATGTCCGCCTGTCCTGGCACAATCTCAAGCGTGATGCCATGTCGTTTGTGCAAGTGCGGAACGACAAACTCGCGCATGTAGCGATTGATCGCAGGATCGCCGGTCCACATCACGAAATAGACGGTTTCTCCGCGCGCCGCCTTTACGATCTCCGGCCAGTCGAGGGAACGCGGGTCCACCGTGCTGTCGTCGGAGGATGGGGAACACGCCAGGAGTAAAACCGTCAGCGCGGCGGCCGACAGCAGCCTTGGCATCTCGATCATTCGGTTTGCGTTGATCGTTCGCGCCATGTCAGAAGTGGTGTCGCACGCTCAGCAACGCGCTGATGGGTTGCTCCGGAAAAACTAAAGTCGAACCGAAGAACCCGCCGTCGAAGATCGGCGAGAAATTCTCCTGGTCCGTGAGATTAAGGACATCCAGCCGGAAATCGGTGTTGATGCGCCGCCAGAAGTAGTGCGCCGCGGCGTTGAGCGTGTACTGATCGCGAATCTTAACCGTGCCAAGATAATCCAGCGGGAACG includes:
- a CDS encoding PIN domain-containing protein encodes the protein MKILFDTNVVLDVLLDRAPFSEVATALFASVERDELAGYLCATTITTVHYLATKAVGAKEGRHAIGKLLSLFEVAPVNRIVLETALGSRFTDFEDAVLHEAARHVGAQGVVTRNADDFKHPQLQIYLPDELSKIIQSL
- a CDS encoding ribbon-helix-helix protein, CopG family; its protein translation is MRVKLTLRLEEGLIEKTKHHARRRGKSVSQIVADYLSLLTSKDSEQSPSASSPISHSLRGALRGQNVAEDDYHRYLVEKHL
- a CDS encoding ABC transporter ATP-binding protein produces the protein MNGAQTLDAWLKVQAIRKRFGARPLFDKVSFEVARGQTLAVIGASGSGKTTLLRILAGLDRDHQGRIFIDDRDVTSLPARQRQALYLYQEPLLFPHLNVFENIAFGLRLRRLPKTQVREQVEQVLGEIELQGLDARKPESLSGGQRQRVAFGRALVVQPALLLLDEPFGSLDPETRAAMQELFGRVASQHRITSVFVTHDLKEALRVGDQFGLIADGRLRNYIDRAAFCADPDSGVQRELRFWEALRVEAIGSGAKPTP
- a CDS encoding ABC transporter permease subunit; amino-acid sequence: MIRAGSTSLLCVLIAVPLVLLLLLSVTRHWSYPGLWPDALQWSQWRVMLSGDRGLLDALVSSLLIAVIVAVGATTAGFLTSQRIAGHRRRGVLLMLALLPFAISPVVLGVTLNYGFIRLQLAASLWGVILAQFLFAYAYAVLLLSGFWNTRIAALSELAESIGADRFQIWWRVRLPLAAGLLGVSLFQTFLISWFDFALARLIGAGRVQTLPLLVFDYFGSGDFRLAAACGVLLVGLPLAAVLLNRRLLAWPLTAASSRV
- a CDS encoding ABC transporter permease, producing the protein MKTFETRLFVNKRTRWAGVNSRALLVDPWIVGFVMLTAGAVILALAFAGLYSVGVLGLLSESWTTAHWRYVLFESGVWSALGFSLALTLVTLGLATVAALATVLIVDMRVRRGPFAVLVYAPLAVPGIVAALLSYQILGDAGLLSRMAHAVGWIRSPAEFPALVFDRLGVGIILTHFAMITPFFVILFDRLFENERVAELRQLAYTLGATRMQALSRVVLPLLLVRALPVCAVYGVVLMGAFEVPLLIGARYPTMISVEIYSRFASYDLTARPQAYAMATLYLLLVLAAWSVALRWRPRPAQTPR
- a CDS encoding ABC transporter substrate-binding protein, which encodes MIEMPRLLSAAALTVLLLACSPSSDDSTVDPRSLDWPEIVKAARGETVYFVMWTGDPAINRYMREFVVPHLHKRHGITLEIVPGQADIPSMLMTEIEAGQTVSSMDMVWINGQVFYQLRQIDALYGPFTSKLPNDLFVDWDNPMIAIDFQQRVNGYESPWGNVQLLLITDTERVAHLPRTPRALAEWIHAHPGRFTIDSEFTGLSFLKSLMYAFADSPQELQGSFDRNVYNKLKNRVFEWVRGVRADLWREGRTFPKDVSQLHQLFANGEVDFTMSFNDGEVDNKVAVGLFPKTARAYALKTGTLQNTHYLGIVARSAHKPAAMVVANFLISPEAQLEKLKPEVWGDGTVLAMERLPAPWRSRFRNVPGRSRAPERDALQLFARPEPAPQYMIRLDEDFRNEIVRQ